From one Candidatus Chlorobium masyuteum genomic stretch:
- a CDS encoding PIG-L deacetylase family protein → MKTIVVAPHPDDEVLGVGGTILRRKEEGVKVAWLIVTNVSVETGWSKEKVRERSEEINRITKLFGFDEVFMLNFPATQLDRVPMSDLVSAISEVFSSFQPTEVFVPHQSDVHTDHGMVFKAVASCTKWFRYPFIKRVLAYETLSETDFNLDPKQCFYPNVFINISPFITEKLRAMGIYSSEIGEFPFPRSYEAVRALAALRGAASGCDAAEAFMLLREIE, encoded by the coding sequence TTGAAAACTATAGTTGTGGCGCCTCATCCTGACGACGAAGTACTTGGCGTTGGCGGGACGATACTGCGTCGGAAAGAGGAAGGCGTAAAAGTTGCCTGGCTCATAGTTACGAATGTTTCCGTAGAAACGGGCTGGAGCAAGGAAAAAGTCAGAGAAAGGTCTGAAGAAATAAACCGGATTACAAAGCTTTTTGGTTTTGATGAGGTGTTTATGCTTAACTTTCCCGCGACTCAGCTTGACCGTGTGCCGATGAGCGACCTGGTTTCTGCAATTTCTGAAGTATTCAGTTCATTTCAACCGACGGAAGTCTTTGTCCCTCACCAATCAGATGTTCATACTGATCACGGAATGGTTTTTAAAGCAGTTGCAAGTTGCACAAAATGGTTTCGCTATCCTTTTATCAAGCGTGTTCTTGCTTACGAAACCCTTTCAGAAACAGATTTTAATTTGGATCCAAAACAATGCTTTTATCCAAATGTGTTCATAAATATCAGTCCATTTATAACCGAGAAATTGCGGGCAATGGGTATTTACTCTTCAGAAATTGGAGAATTTCCATTTCCTCGCAGCTATGAAGCTGTTCGTGCTTTAGCCGCGTTACGCGGTGCAGCATCCGGTTGTGATGCTGCTGAAGCATTCATGCTTTTAAGGGAGATCGAATGA
- a CDS encoding formyltransferase family protein, giving the protein MRIVFIGTVEFSRQALEKLFSIGAEIVGVCTLSESGFNSDHVDLAPLCKKKGIPCYNALDINSLEVLNWISSKTPDILFCFGWSRLLKTALLQLAPLGVIGFHPAALPKNRGRHPLIWALVLGLDKTASTFFFMDEGADTGDILSQREVCIDPFDDAASLYAKVTKTALVQIEEFLPQLSAGSFVRSKQTGGQANTWRKRSYADGRIDWRMTALSIYNLVRGLTRPYPGAHLVVDGQEIKVWKTAVVKDDGQNIEPGKIIAYSGVSPVVKCGQDAICLLSTEPSFQPIVGSYL; this is encoded by the coding sequence ATGCGAATTGTTTTTATCGGTACAGTTGAGTTTTCACGGCAGGCGCTTGAAAAGTTGTTCTCAATCGGCGCTGAAATTGTTGGTGTTTGTACATTGTCCGAATCCGGATTTAATTCGGATCATGTTGACCTTGCTCCTTTATGTAAAAAAAAAGGCATTCCATGTTATAATGCTCTGGATATCAACTCATTGGAGGTTTTAAACTGGATCAGTTCGAAAACTCCTGATATTTTGTTTTGTTTTGGCTGGTCAAGGCTGCTTAAAACTGCATTGTTGCAGTTAGCTCCCCTGGGTGTAATTGGTTTTCACCCTGCAGCATTGCCTAAGAACCGGGGGCGTCACCCGCTGATTTGGGCTCTCGTATTAGGCCTTGATAAGACAGCCTCAACTTTTTTCTTTATGGATGAGGGTGCAGATACAGGGGATATTCTTTCACAACGGGAAGTTTGCATTGATCCTTTTGATGATGCAGCCAGTTTGTATGCGAAAGTGACCAAAACAGCTTTGGTGCAAATTGAGGAATTTCTGCCTCAACTTTCCGCAGGCAGCTTTGTTCGTTCAAAACAGACAGGCGGTCAGGCCAACACATGGCGTAAGCGTAGCTATGCTGATGGCAGGATTGACTGGCGTATGACAGCACTCTCTATATACAACCTCGTACGCGGATTAACCCGTCCGTATCCGGGAGCGCACCTTGTTGTTGACGGGCAAGAGATAAAAGTATGGAAAACTGCTGTTGTCAAGGATGACGGGCAAAATATAGAGCCAGGTAAAATAATTGCATACAGCGGTGTGAGTCCGGTAGTAAAATGCGGGCAGGATGCGATTTGCCTGCTGAGTACAGAGCCATCATTTCAACCAATAGTCGGGAGCTATCTTTGA
- the neuC gene encoding UDP-N-acetylglucosamine 2-epimerase, with the protein MSRRICVITGTRAEYGLLRWVMQGIRDASDLTLQVVATGMHLSPEFGMTYQEIERDGFTIDRKVEMLMSSDSAVGIAKSMGLGLIGFADALSELKPDLILVLGDRFEIFSAVSAALVARIPVAHLHGGEATEGLIDEAFRHSITKMSHLHFVAAEEYRQRVIQLGEQPHQVFLVGGLGLDSINRMKLLDRNELETALNFQFGPKNLLITFHPVTLEIATAAEQMNELLASLAELQDTHLIFTMPNADTDGRVLIDMVEKFAAHHSHACAFTSLGQLRYLSAIAQVDGVVGNSSSGLAEVPSFKKGTINIGDRQRGRLLAKSIISCKPERSEIRAAIKRLYTQEFQELLLSVVNPYGEGGASKKIIEVIRSVDLGGLLKKAFYDISV; encoded by the coding sequence ATGAGTCGCAGGATTTGTGTCATAACCGGAACTCGTGCCGAATATGGTTTGCTTCGGTGGGTGATGCAAGGCATCAGGGATGCTTCTGATCTTACCCTGCAGGTTGTGGCAACCGGAATGCATTTGTCACCTGAATTCGGGATGACCTATCAAGAGATCGAACGGGACGGATTCACTATTGACCGTAAGGTTGAAATGCTGATGAGTTCTGATTCGGCTGTAGGTATTGCCAAATCAATGGGTCTCGGTCTGATTGGTTTTGCTGATGCACTGAGTGAATTGAAGCCTGATCTCATTCTGGTGTTGGGCGACCGGTTTGAGATCTTTTCAGCGGTATCTGCCGCTTTGGTTGCTCGTATACCGGTAGCACACCTGCATGGAGGTGAGGCAACGGAAGGTCTCATAGATGAGGCTTTTCGTCATTCGATTACCAAGATGTCACATCTCCATTTTGTTGCCGCCGAAGAGTACCGGCAGCGTGTTATTCAACTTGGAGAACAGCCTCATCAGGTTTTTCTTGTGGGCGGGTTGGGGCTTGACAGTATCAATCGTATGAAACTTCTCGATCGGAATGAATTAGAAACAGCCTTGAACTTTCAGTTTGGGCCCAAAAATCTACTCATAACCTTTCATCCGGTTACTCTTGAGATTGCAACTGCTGCGGAGCAGATGAATGAACTGCTTGCCTCTTTGGCTGAATTACAGGATACACATTTAATCTTCACCATGCCGAATGCCGACACTGATGGTAGGGTGCTGATTGATATGGTGGAAAAGTTTGCCGCGCATCACTCTCATGCTTGTGCTTTCACATCTCTTGGACAGTTGCGATATCTTTCGGCGATCGCACAGGTGGATGGTGTGGTAGGGAATTCATCAAGCGGTCTTGCAGAGGTGCCAAGTTTTAAAAAAGGGACTATCAATATAGGTGATCGTCAGCGGGGAAGGCTTTTGGCAAAGAGTATCATTTCCTGTAAACCTGAACGCTCAGAGATCAGGGCGGCTATAAAGCGGCTCTATACGCAGGAATTTCAGGAACTTCTTCTTTCAGTTGTTAATCCCTACGGAGAAGGTGGGGCAAGTAAAAAAATCATCGAGGTTATCCGTTCTGTTGATCTTGGCGGGCTTCTGAAAAAAGCATTTTATGATATTTCTGTGTAA
- the neuB gene encoding N-acetylneuraminate synthase produces MKTMVIAEAGVNHNGDIELAKRLIDVAAEAKADLVKFQTFSSDRLVTKTAKKAFYQLQTTDVMESQHGMLRRLELSVDMHKELIAHCNKRNIGFFSTGFDIESVDLLVSLGQNQFKIPSGEITNLPYLRHIGRRGQPVILSTGMATLGEIEAAIEALEQAGTPRANLTVLHCTTEYPTPMVEVNLRSMLSIHNAFGVDVGYSDHTQGTEVAIAAVALGATVIEKHFTLDRNLPGPDHKASLEPAELQAMVSAIRNIEVALGDGIKRLTLSEARNKSVVRKSLVASHPIKAGELFSIQNVTTKRPGTGISPMGWDAVIGRKAVRDFTVDELIEL; encoded by the coding sequence ATGAAAACTATGGTCATTGCCGAAGCCGGTGTCAATCATAACGGCGATATTGAGCTGGCCAAACGTCTGATTGATGTAGCTGCCGAAGCGAAAGCTGACCTGGTTAAATTTCAGACGTTTAGTTCCGATCGACTTGTTACAAAAACCGCAAAAAAGGCTTTCTATCAGCTTCAGACAACTGATGTTATGGAATCTCAACACGGGATGCTTCGCCGATTAGAGCTTAGTGTTGATATGCATAAAGAGCTTATTGCGCACTGTAACAAGCGCAATATTGGTTTTTTTTCTACGGGCTTTGATATAGAGAGTGTCGATCTGCTGGTGAGTCTCGGTCAAAATCAGTTTAAAATTCCATCCGGAGAAATTACCAATCTTCCTTACTTGCGCCATATTGGCCGACGGGGTCAGCCTGTAATACTTTCCACTGGCATGGCAACGTTGGGCGAAATAGAAGCAGCAATAGAGGCGCTTGAGCAAGCAGGGACACCTCGTGCCAATTTGACCGTACTGCATTGCACCACAGAATACCCGACACCCATGGTAGAGGTGAATCTTCGATCCATGCTGAGCATACATAATGCGTTTGGTGTAGATGTAGGTTATTCCGACCACACACAGGGTACCGAAGTTGCCATTGCTGCTGTTGCCCTGGGTGCAACGGTAATTGAAAAACACTTTACCCTTGATCGCAATTTACCGGGCCCTGATCACAAGGCAAGTCTTGAACCTGCGGAACTCCAAGCTATGGTGTCAGCTATTCGGAATATTGAAGTTGCACTTGGTGACGGTATCAAGCGCCTCACCCTGAGCGAAGCACGCAACAAGTCTGTTGTACGTAAATCACTGGTTGCAAGTCATCCGATTAAAGCTGGTGAATTATTCAGTATACAGAACGTCACCACAAAACGTCCCGGGACTGGAATTTCACCGATGGGCTGGGATGCAGTCATTGGCCGCAAGGCGGTCCGTGATTTTACTGTTGATGAATTGATTGAACTATGA
- a CDS encoding methionyl-tRNA formyltransferase, which produces MIKLKIGYFADGLWSHKALTMLLLDETIQLRFICARFDLPDPVLRAMALENGIDFLTNPKINSAEFIERMVGYNCDLFVSMSFNQIFRKELMNIPPLKTINCHAGKLPFYRGRNILNWVLINDEKEFGITVHYVDEGIDTGNIIQQSCYPITDADDYATLLERAYDGCAVNLYDAIKSIQANRARSIVQKDIHPFGFYCTTRKAGDEHLVWNQRSREVFNFVRALCRPGPEARTFCNDQEIKINKVIFLPDAPDYKGIPGAVVAVESNAFFVKTADSYIKVIDWSGSVRPRMGDRLT; this is translated from the coding sequence ATGATAAAACTAAAGATTGGCTATTTTGCAGATGGCCTTTGGTCTCACAAAGCTTTGACCATGTTACTGTTAGACGAAACGATACAATTACGTTTTATTTGTGCCCGTTTTGATCTCCCTGATCCAGTATTACGCGCTATGGCCCTGGAAAATGGAATCGATTTTTTAACGAATCCGAAAATTAATTCAGCAGAGTTTATTGAACGTATGGTTGGATACAACTGTGACTTGTTTGTGTCAATGTCATTTAATCAAATATTTCGCAAAGAGTTAATGAACATCCCACCACTAAAGACTATTAATTGTCATGCAGGCAAGCTTCCGTTTTACCGTGGTCGTAATATTTTGAACTGGGTGCTTATCAATGATGAAAAAGAGTTTGGAATAACGGTTCATTATGTAGATGAAGGTATAGATACCGGAAATATTATTCAACAATCCTGTTACCCGATAACAGATGCTGATGATTATGCGACATTGCTGGAACGAGCTTATGATGGATGTGCAGTAAATCTTTATGATGCTATAAAATCCATACAGGCAAACAGAGCACGGTCAATAGTCCAAAAAGATATTCATCCTTTTGGATTTTACTGTACAACCAGAAAAGCAGGAGATGAGCATTTGGTTTGGAATCAAAGATCCCGCGAAGTTTTTAATTTTGTAAGAGCTCTTTGCAGACCTGGGCCGGAAGCAAGAACGTTTTGTAATGATCAGGAGATAAAAATCAACAAAGTTATCTTTTTGCCAGATGCCCCTGATTATAAGGGAATTCCTGGTGCGGTTGTGGCAGTTGAATCCAATGCTTTTTTTGTCAAGACCGCCGATAGTTACATAAAGGTTATCGACTGGTCGGGATCTGTTCGGCCGCGAATGGGGGATCGTCTGACATGA
- a CDS encoding LegC family aminotransferase, whose translation MNALYPPSSFIDKVIAAIRTVIGSAPAVLHEPAFAGNEWLYLKECLDSTFVSSVGKFVDRFEADLAAFTGARHAIAVVNGTAALHIALMLAGVKRGDEVLIPALTFVATANAVSYCGATPHFVDSEERTFGVDAQKLRDYLDRCTEQRAGFCINRSTGRVIRALVPMHTFGHPAAIDGIMAVARDFNIALLEDAAESLGSYYHGRHTGTFGLMGTISFNGNKTITTGGGGAILTDDAELARHARHLTTTAKLPHAWEYRHDEIGYNYRMPNINAALGCAQLEQLPAILAAKQVLYERYQTAFASVSGVRLMKAPEHCQSNYWLQTLLLDTKYVDQRDILLQSTNGAGIMTRPAWVLMHELMPFRECPRMDLAGAELLVPRLINIPSSSGLI comes from the coding sequence GTGAATGCATTGTATCCACCATCCTCCTTTATTGATAAAGTCATAGCAGCGATTCGAACCGTTATCGGTTCTGCTCCTGCGGTTCTCCATGAACCTGCCTTTGCTGGTAACGAATGGCTATACCTCAAAGAGTGTCTTGACTCAACATTTGTTTCATCGGTCGGCAAATTCGTCGATCGTTTTGAAGCTGACTTGGCAGCATTTACCGGAGCCAGACATGCGATTGCTGTTGTTAACGGTACAGCGGCGCTGCATATTGCACTCATGCTTGCAGGTGTTAAAAGAGGTGATGAAGTGCTGATTCCTGCACTCACCTTTGTTGCAACAGCAAATGCCGTAAGCTATTGTGGAGCAACACCTCATTTTGTTGACAGCGAAGAGCGCACTTTTGGTGTTGATGCGCAGAAACTGCGAGACTATCTTGATAGATGCACTGAGCAGCGGGCCGGCTTTTGTATTAACCGCTCAACAGGAAGGGTTATCCGCGCACTGGTGCCGATGCATACATTCGGTCATCCTGCCGCTATTGATGGTATAATGGCTGTGGCCCGTGATTTCAATATAGCGCTGCTCGAAGATGCGGCGGAGTCTCTCGGAAGCTACTACCATGGCAGGCACACAGGAACCTTTGGCTTGATGGGCACCATAAGTTTTAATGGCAACAAGACTATTACAACCGGAGGCGGGGGTGCAATATTGACTGATGATGCCGAACTTGCGCGTCATGCCAGGCATCTGACGACAACGGCAAAACTGCCGCATGCATGGGAGTACCGGCACGATGAAATCGGGTACAACTACCGTATGCCGAATATTAATGCTGCATTGGGTTGTGCACAGTTGGAGCAATTGCCGGCAATTCTTGCGGCAAAACAGGTGTTGTATGAAAGATACCAGACTGCATTTGCCTCTGTTTCTGGCGTCAGATTGATGAAAGCGCCGGAACACTGCCAAAGCAACTACTGGCTGCAAACTCTTCTGCTTGACACAAAATATGTTGATCAACGTGATATTCTGCTTCAGTCAACCAATGGTGCCGGCATTATGACTCGTCCTGCATGGGTTTTGATGCACGAGTTGATGCCATTCAGGGAGTGCCCGCGTATGGATTTGGCCGGTGCAGAGTTGCTTGTGCCACGTCTGATAAATATTCCGAGTAGCTCAGGATTGATATGA